Genomic window (Armatimonadota bacterium):
CCGACGTCCGTGACGTTCGTGACCCATGTCACGCGCCAGTCCAACGAACGGGCCGTCCGGACGACAAGGTCGGCTCCGAGGAACGATCGGAAGTTGCCGATGTGCGCGTAGCTATAGACGGTCGGGCCGCACGTGTAAAAACGGAGGTGCCCCGGTTCCGACGTCTGGAGCTCCTTCACCTGTTTCGTCATCGTGTCGTAGAGCTTGAACACCCGCCTCGACATAGGTTCGAGAGGGTACCGGGTCAGGCGGCAACGGGCAAGGACGGAACCTCGCGCCCGTTCCGCGACATCATCAGGGCATGAGGGAGCCTCCCCTGACCGTCACGACCGACTCCGGTCGTATCGACGTCGAGACCGTCCACCGTTGGCTGAGCGGGTCTTACTGGGCCGCCAACAGGACTTTGGACGAACAGCGTCGGGCCATGGCGTCGTCGGTGAACTTCGGGGCGTTCGCAGGCGACCGCTTGATCGGGTTCGCCCGAGTCGTCACCGACGGCACGACCTTCGCTTGGCTTTGTGACGTCATCGTCGATCCCGAAGAACGGGGGAAAGGCGTCGGCCGCGCCCTTATGGACGGGGTCTTCGCTCATCCGGACCTGGTCGGCATCCGGATGACGGTCCTTGCGACACGC
Coding sequences:
- a CDS encoding GNAT family N-acetyltransferase, which produces MREPPLTVTTDSGRIDVETVHRWLSGSYWAANRTLDEQRRAMASSVNFGAFAGDRLIGFARVVTDGTTFAWLCDVIVDPEERGKGVGRALMDGVFAHPDLVGIRMTVLATRDAHELYRPYGFDEVEHRNVMARRIPEG